GTCATCCTGCCGGACAGAGGCGACAGGTACGCGGACACCATCTACTCGCGCGACTACCTGGCCAAGCACAACCTGGTGGGCATTGAAGCGGCGGCGCAGCCCACGCGCATCCGCTACGGCGTCGATGTCGCCGAGCGCTGGAGCTGGGCGCCCCTGCCCCATGACGGCTCGGTGCCCTACCACGCCCCGGAGGCCATCCTCAGCGGGCAACTGACGCGCGAGCTCGGGCTGCCGGACCCGGAGGCGAAGCCATGAACCACTTCGTCTTCATCGAGAGCAACACCACGGGCACGGGTCGGCTCGCGGTGGAGCGCCTGCTGGCGCAGGGCGAGCAGGTGACGTTCATCACCCGGCAGCCGAAGAAGTACCCCTTCCTCCAGCGGGCAACGGCCGGGCTGCGCGTCCTCGAGGTGGAGACCAACGACGTGGAGGCGGTGAAGGCGCGCGTGCGCGAGCTGAAGCAGCAGACTCCGCCCAACGCGCTCGTCACCTTCTCCACCTTCTACGTGCCCACCGTCGCCGAGGTCGCGGCGGACAGCGGCTTCCGCTACCTCAATGCGCGGGCGGCGCACGACTGCCACGACAAGTACCGCTCGCGCCAGGTGCTGCGGCGCGCCGGCCTGCCGACACCTGACTTCTGGCTGGTGACGACGGACGAGGAGTTGCGGCGGCTCAGCGAGACGGTGCGCTACCCGTGCGTGGTCAAGCCCATCGCGGAGAGCGGCAGCAACGGCGTGCGCCTGGTCCACCACCGAGAAGAGCTGGTGGCCCATGCCCAGACACTGCGGGCCCGGAGAGTCAATGAGCGGGAGCAGCCGCTGCAGGGCCACCTGCTCATCGAGAGCCTGCTGAGCGGCCCCGAGTTCAGCGTCGAGACCATCACCCTGGGACCGGGCCGCACCCAGGTCCTCGGCGTCACCGCCAAGCACCTGTCCACCCCGCCGCACTTCGTGGAGATGGGGCACGACTTCCCGGCCGAGCTGGAGCCGAAGGAGCGGAGGGCCCTGGAGGAAGCCACGGTGGCGGCGCTGGAGGCGGTGGGGTTTGACTGGGGCCCGGCGCACACCGAGATTCGCCTCACCCCCAGCGGCCCGGTGGTGGTGGAAATCAACCCGCGGCTGGCCGGAGGGATGATTCCCGAGATGGTGCGCTACGCCACGGGCATTGACCAGCTCACGGTGATGTTGGACATGCTGCTGGGCAAGGCGGTGTCGTTGGAGCCGACGCGCCAGGAGTACGCGGCCATCCGCTTCCTGACGGCACCGCGCCGGGGCCGAATCACCCACGTGACGGGGGTAGAGGAAGCCCGGCGACTGCCCGGCATCCGCGAGGTGAGCGTGGACAAGGGAGTGGGCAGCGTGGTCCGCTTCCCGGAGAACGCCATCGATCGGCTGGGCTACGTCATTGCCAGCAGTCCCAACCGGGCGGAGGCGATCGCGAGCGTCAACCAGGCGCGCACGCTCATCGAACTCCAGCTCGAGGACGTCCAGGAATAGGAATCCTCCAGCGGCACCAACTCCTCACGAACGCGAAGGCGCTGGTGCCGCTGGGTCCGAGACGTGGAAGCGACAGCGCGCACCGCGGACAGGGCGTCAATGCAGGCCTGCTCGAGGGTTGTTCTGCTCCCGCTGGCGGGCAGGGACTGAGCCACGGCCGCGTGCGGACACGCCAGCCGCCCAGCGAGGGGTCAACCAGGAACAGGCGCGACAGCCGAGCAAGGCCCGTGCGGCAGACCTGCAACTGTCTGATGGGGAAGCCTGGGGGGCCGAGTCTCCCGGCGGACTCCTCGGGATTTCTCCGAGGAGTTCCGCCGGGTTCCATCAGCGCGCGATGCAGGAGTCGAACCTGCGGCCTTTGGCTCCGGAGGCAGAAATAATCTTTCCCCGCCATTGCTCGGTGTTGCTCTCATGTCCTCTCTCCCTCTGAAAGTGGGGGGGTGCACCCTCGCGCCCCTCCCCGGGTTTCCTCGCGGTTGTCCGCGCGTCACTTGCAACTGACTGACAGAACTCAGCCCGCCCTCCACCCCTGGTGGCGGCCCGAAATTCACCTGATCGGCGAGGTGCAGAAGGTTCTCCTCCAGTACGTGGCTGTAACGCTCCTCCGTCACCCTGACGTCCGCGTGACCGAGCACCTCCTGCACGAAGCGGATGTTGCCCGTCTGGGCGTAGGCCCAGGTGCCGAAGGTGGAGCGGAGATCCTTGAAGCTCAGCGGCAGGGGCACCGGCGTGGGCCACAACTGGGCGCCGCAACCCGGGCACGCGACCCGGGCCTTGTCCGCCCGGCGCTCCACGTGACCACACCCCTTGCGCGCGCCCCGGGAGACGCAGCGGTGATCAAACCCCTCCACGAGACCCGCCCGCGCGAGCGCCGTCTTCATGATGCGGTGAAAGGCCACCCACTTCTTCTGCTGCCCTCCGCGCTCGTCCGGGAAGATGAAGGCGCTCCGGACCTCGCGCGCGAGCTCGACGAAGAGGGGCACCAGCCAGGAGGGCACGGGGATGACGCGGGCCCGGCCGCCCTTGGTGGTGTGGCTGTCGTGGCTGCGCCCCACATGGAGGCAGCGGCGCCCAAGATCCAGGTCGTCCCAGCGCAGCGCGAGCAACTCGCCCTTGCGCAGGCCCGTGCCCACCGCCACGGTGAAGACGGCCCGGTAGTGAGCGGGCACCGCGGAGAGCAGCCGGGGCACGTCCTCCATCTGGAGGAACTTCGGCCGGCTCTTCGGAATGGCCACCTTGCCCAGCGCGGCGGCGGGGTTCTCCCCGGTGACGAGCTTCAAATCGCGGATGAGGAAGGAGAAGCAGCCCGCCACCGCCACGCGCAGGTGCTCACGCGTCTGCGCCGCCGTGTCGGCGTTGGCGGCGAGCATCCGCTTCACGTCCGCGGGGGTGATGGCCCGGCACAGCAGCTCGCCCAGGTGGGGGAGGATGCGCAGGCGGAAGCGCGACTCCAGCTGGGCCTTGCTGCGGTACTCGGGCGGAAGCGAGGCGAGGTAGAGCGCCACCCCCTCCCGAAGCGGCATGTCCTCCTTCACCGCGGCGTCCACGCCCAGGCGTACGCGCTCGGCCTTGCGCTCGAGTTCCGTGGCGAGCTTCTCCGCCTCGGCCTGGGTGGCCGCGGCGGACTTGCACTGCCGCGATCGGCCGTGCTCGTCCTTGTAACCGAGGTACCAGACGCCGAGCTGGCCCCGGTAGCGAACGAGACTCGCCCCGGCCTTGGCCTCACGATGGCTGGCTCGGAAGAAGGCGTAGGCCACGGCTACCTACCCCCGTGGGTGCGCCCTTCGCGCCAGGCGGCGAGAGCTCGAGGGCTGAAGCGCCGGAGGTTGCCCATCTTCACACTGGGAACCAGACCCTCCGACGCCCACCGGTAGAGCGTCTTCGGGGCAATGCCGAGGAAGCGCGCGGCCTCCTCCACCGTCCATGCCGAGTCGTCTGACACTGAAACCACACCTGCATCCATCACACTCTCCACCGGCTGCTGTGCATTGGGCAGGCACATGCCGTTGCGCTCGCCGCGCCCGTGCCGCCCTGTTGTTGGTGCTCCCCTTCCCCCTCGCCCACGTCACTGCCGCGCTGCTAACAACCTTCGTGCCACCATCTCCGGTGTGGACCCCATGGGACATGCGTCCAGCGTGACGGATGTCCGTCCGAGGTCACACGCATGGTGTGGTTGGAATGCTCCGACGAGAGGGATGCATGGGTTGGCGCTCCAGCGCACGAGGCGCGAGCGGCCGGGTTCGGCAGGGAGAGAGGACGCTGGTGCTCCACCGCACACCCCATAAACAGACGCCCCGACACGTGTTAGTGGCACGTGCGGGGCGCTGCCGAGCGAACCCGTGGACGTACCAGTGGGTCGGCTCTAGAGAAGGGTTGGCCCATGCGCAAGCGCGCCAACCCCTAAGTTTTGAGATGTGATGTGGACTCGCTGCCACTAACAACGAGGACACACGTAACAACTAGACTGCCGTCAAATCGATACTACCACCTGCCGTGAAGCGCAAGTCCCTATCGGAAGATCGACGCAGGCGGGGGCGACGCCTTGACGGCCGGCAGATAGCACGTGCCGTTCAGCTCATAGAGCTTGTCGGGACAGGGAGCGGGAGTCTTGTGCGGCACCCAGCAGCCGCCGAAGTGCTCCTCCTCCAGCGTCTTGTCACACGGCGCTTTCTTCTGCACCTCGAAGGGCTTCTTGGGCATGGGCCGGGCGAGCACGAGCGGCTCGAAGTCCGCGAGGCCAGTGAGCGCCGCGCCCGTCACGTCTCCTTCCCAGCCCGCATCGTTCCGGGCCGTGGCCAGCTCTCGAATCGAGGACCAGTCCTCCACCGGGGTGGAGTTGCCTGCGTGGAGCATGAGCAGCGCCACGCAGGTCGCGAGCGCGGCCCCGAGCGCCGGGCGGTACCACGCCGGAGTTGTTAGCGCAGCGAACGGGGTGGCCGGCGTGTGCAGGGAGCGCAGGTGCCGGAGCGTCTCCGGACTGCGGAGCACCCGGGTGACGGCGAAGTGCAGATCTTCCAGCATGCAGTCCAGCTCCTCGCCAGCCACCTCCCCGTCAACCGACTTGGGCGCGGACTCCACCTCGAGCGCGAGGTGCGCGGGAGACACGGACGAGCGCAGGCGCAGCGTCCAGTCAGCCACCGGGACGTCCAGGGCCTGGCGCTCGGTGTGCTCGAGCACCAGGGCCGGGGCGCCCGTCTCCATGTTGCGAGCCCGGAAGAGTCGTCCCAGGTCCTCGGTGTTCTTGTACCTCGGCCCGAGCACGTACGGCCCCAGTCGTCTCTGAGGGGTGTTGGACTTGGACATGGCGCGATCCTCCCGCGCCGGGGTGTACCACGGCCCGCACCGACGCTGTCCAGCTCGGGCTATTCACGCGCCCCTTCTCTGCGGGCATGAAGTACTTCTTCACCCCGCGCCAGCGTCGCCTCATGGGCCTGCCCGAGTCCGAGGAGCCCGAGCCGAAGGTGCCCACCGGCCTGCCCGAGCGCTGCTGCACGAAGGCCGTGGAGGAGCGCTGCACCTGCGAGGCGCGCGGGTGGAAGTGCCCGGAGCACGGGCGCCGCCTCAACCCCTGCACCGGACTCACTCACGATTGAGGCCCAGAGCAGTGCCGGCCTCCGCGGGCCCCGGGCGGACTTCCCCCCTCCGCCCGGGGCGCGTGTCTTTTCCCTCCTCCCCACGCCGAGCTGCGCCCATGCCCTGTCCCCTGCCCTCCTCCGCCCCTCTCCCCGTGCCCACGCTCGCCGAGCTGCTGCAGGCGCTCGAGTCCGTCAGCCCCTCCGAGGCCGAGCGGTACCGGGCGCGGGTGGCCACCCTCGAGGAGACATGCGCCCAGGCCCACGCGCAACTGCTCCAGGACGAGGAGGCCCTGGCGGCGGTGGCGCCTGGTGGGCTCCGGTTCCCCTATGAGGAGTGGATTCTCCGCTCCTCGGCGGCCTCGGGCTCCCGCCGCGCCTGGCGCGCGCTCGCCGTGGACGAGGCTGTCCTACGCGAGGCCCTGGAGTTCTCCCTCGCCATGGCCCGGCACTTCGCCGCCTCGCCCCATGCCGTCTGCGAGGCCTGCGAGGGCTCCGGCTGGGGGCCACGTCCTCCCGAGGGCTCGGGCCTGGAGCGGCCCCTGTGCGGGGGCTGTGGGGGCAGCGGGAGCACCCGCCGGGCGTGAGGCACGCCCCTTCTGAGTCGGTGCCCAGGCCGCATGAAGCGCCGGGCAACTCAGGAGGCAGTCTCATGAGGCAGTCCATGAAGTGGCTCACCGCCGCGGCGTTCCTCGTCCTCTCCGGCCCCACCGTCACGTACGCGGCGGACCTGCCCGCGGAGAAGTTGACGCGGGACTTCATCAACAAGGGGGACGGGAGTCGGATGTGGCACAATCTCTACGACATCATCACCAACCACATCCACGCCACATGGAAGAAGTACGGCAAGGGCACGATGACGCCCGAGGACGAGGAGTGCCTCCGCCAGAAGCTGACCGAGTTCCATGTGAAGGCGATGGCGCCCTTCATGAAGGGCGGCATCCACAGCCCGGAGGCCGTGGGGGAAATCCTCCACCGTCTGAGCAAGCAGGGCGGTGATCGCTGCCCGAAGGGCAACCCCGGCCTCGTGGCGTACCAGACGTGGGCTCGGGACGAGGACTCCAAGCTTCGGGACGAGCGGAGCTCCTTGGAAAAGGCCATCGACGAAGGGGTGAGCGCCGCCCGCGACGCCATGGGACGGCCGCTCACGCCCGCCGAGGTGGCCGCCATCGGCGCGGCCATCATCTTCTCGGCGCCCGTTTGGGCGCTGCCGTAACAACATCGACGCGAGGTGGACGCTGTAGCTATCCGATCCAGATGTGAGAAGGGCCCGGCCTCCGAGGTGGAGGCCGGGCCCTTCGTCCTTCGGGTTCACGAGTTGCGAAACCTGTAAACTTCCGCACTGATAGTGCTCGGCGCCAAGCAGACGATCCGCACAGTCAGTGCGTCATGCGAGTCGCCACCACCCTCCCCTTCGCCGCGGCGGTGAGCTTCCTCCCCAGGAGAAGAGCCCCGAGGCCCCGGCGGCGGTGAGCAGCGCGCCGAGCACCAGCGAGAGGGAGATGGGCGTGCCAGACTGAAGCGCAACCATCAGAGAGAGGGACACGGCAGTGGCACGCCGGCCACGTCCGAGGAGAGCCACGGCCCCCGGGAGGAGAGGAAGCGGCGCACCACGTACACGGCGCCGAGCACAAAGCCGCACGCGAGCAGGCCCCAGTTATGCGAGGTGAGGGCCTGCATCAGCGGCGCGGCCACCTCGGGGCTCGTCCCGCCCCCCCGGCCGGAGGTGAGGGGCACCCCTTCTGACTCGCTGCCCAGGCGCACTGAGCGCCGGGCGATTCAGGAGCTGCACCTCATGAGAAAGCCGTTCACCGCAGTCCTGCTGTGCCTCTTGCTCCCAACCCTGGCTCTCGGCGGGGAGGGCTACACCCCGCCTCGTCCCGGCACCCTGTTCGCCTCCGCCGAGGTGGCCACCCCAAGCACCATGAACAGCCGCGCCGGGTGGAAGACCTTCGCGGGTCTGACGGAGGCCCTCGTGCAGAAGGTGGCCAAGACAGCCTGGGACAAGGGCCTCATCCGCGGGCAGTGGACGCTCGAGGACCGACAGTGCGCCTACGCAAAGTTCGGGCTCTTTGTCCTCGCGGGCATGTTGGGTGACGAGAACAAGGCCACCGGACCCGGGATGGACCGCTTCTACAAGGACATTCCGAGCACTCAGAAGTGGGTGAGGGCTCTCAAGAAGGACTGGTGCAGGAAGAAGGGCAGCACCCCCAACCAGGACGAGAACGATGACGACGACGACAACGACGACCCGGGCAACAAGGGCGTGCAGCTCGCCGTCTTCTACGTCGAGGAGGTGCGCAAGGCGCAAGGGGTGGGTGAGTTGCAGCGCGAGGCGGCGGTCAAGGCAGCTGCCGCCACCACCGTCACAGCCGGCCTGGCCGCGTTCTTCGCGGTGCTGTCCAACATCCTCATCCCCATCCCCGGAGTGATCCCCGCCTCCCCCGTGAGCCCACCCCCAGGGTTCAACTAGGGCAGGTAGTCGCAGCATGCAAAGGGCCCGGCCTCCGAGGTGGAGACCGGGCCCTTCGTGCGCCAAATGAACAAATGACGAAATTTGTGCATTTCCGCACTCGCAGTCATCGGCGCCATGCCGACGATCCACACTCTCAGTGCGTCACGGGCCTCGCCGCCACCTTGCCCTTCGCCGCAGCAGTGAGCTTCTTCCCCCAGCTGAAGAGCCCCGAGGCTCCCGCGGCGGTGAGCAGCGCGCCAAGCACCAACGAGAGGGTGATGGGCGTGCCCGCCTGGAGCGCCGCGACCAGCGTGAGGGACACGGCGGTGGCCATGCTCAGCAGCACGCCGGCCACGTCCGTGGAGAGCCACGGCACCCGGGAGGAGAGGAAGCGGCGCACCACGTAGACGGCACCGAGCACCAGGGCGCACGCGAGCAGGCCCCAGTTGCGCGAGGTGAGGGCCTGCACCACCAGCTTCACCACCTCCCCCAGGCCCACCTCGGTGGGGGACGGGGACTCGGGCGGGGCCTGCACGGTGGGCGCGGCCACGGGGGCGGGAGGGTTCTTCCGGGCCTGAGCCTTGGCCTGGTCGAACATGCTTCCGACGAGCTGGCCCGCGTAGGTGGAGTCCGCCGCGGGGGCCTGGGCGAGCGCGGGCGAGGCGAGGGACAGCAGCGAGAGGACGGCGAGGGACGACAGGGACAAACGACGCATGGAGGTACTCCGGGGGTGAGGGGCGGGCAGCAGCGCCCGCCCAGGGTTGAAGGGTTGGGCTCAGACGCGGGGCGGCCACCGCCAGCTACGTCCGCGCGCGTCCTTGACGCCCTCCTCGAAGGGGGCGGACTCGACGCGGATGGGTTGTGCCGGGTCGGTCGTCTTGACGTGCAGGCAGATCTCGCCGCACCACCGCGGGTCCACCTTCACGATGTCGGCGGCGCACTCGAGTCCGTCTTCACCGGTGAAGAGGACGACGCGGCCGAGGCTCGGCTTCTGGGGCTGCATGGTGTTGCTCCTGGGTGGTGGACGAGCACCAGCGCCCGCCCGGGGTTGAAAGGCATCAGGGGACGTCGCGGGCCGTGGCGGACCGGGCGGCCACGAGACGCTCCACGGCGTTGGTGAGCCGGGACAGCTCGCGCTCCATGCCGTCCAGGCGCGCCTCGATGCGCGCGGACTGGGTGGCGGCGCTGGCCTGGGCGGAGGAGACGCGCGCCACCTCAGCTTCGGTGGTGGTGCACCGGCGCTCGAGGTGGCGGACGTCCGCGCCCAGCGTTCCCCACTGCGCGGCGTGGCCAAGCAGAGTGACGACGATGGGCACAGCCATGATGAGCCACGGCGAGGGCCGGGACTCGGTGGGGGTGGGAGCGGGGGGCGTGCTCATGCCCCGCCAGAAGGGGCGTATCCGCGCTACCGCTCGAGCACGTCGCCCCGCGCCAGCACGCCAGCAACCAGGCCACATGCCAACGTGCCCAGCATCGAGCCCAGGAGCCGAAGCACAAGCCGCGGGCTGTCCACGCTCGCGGTGCCGATCGTGGCGTCAGGCCCATAGGCGTAGAGCAGCACGGCGGCCGGAACCATCGCGCCGACGAAGCACAGCCCCACAGCGACCGCGAATCTCCAACCCACCTCATCCTCCTCGGGGCAAGCGCCCACGGTCACGGAGAAGCGGCGCGGGGCAGATGATCCACCCCGCGCGGGCGTGGGCCGGACCCCGAGGGCAGGCGGTAAAACCTACCGGGCGGACGTGTCCTACATGTGGGACAGGGGGTGACCCCCACCC
Above is a window of Cystobacter fuscus DNA encoding:
- a CDS encoding helix-turn-helix domain-containing protein, whose product is MCLPNAQQPVESVMDAGVVSVSDDSAWTVEEAARFLGIAPKTLYRWASEGLVPSVKMGNLRRFSPRALAAWREGRTHGGR
- a CDS encoding tyrosine-type recombinase/integrase, whose amino-acid sequence is MAYAFFRASHREAKAGASLVRYRGQLGVWYLGYKDEHGRSRQCKSAAATQAEAEKLATELERKAERVRLGVDAAVKEDMPLREGVALYLASLPPEYRSKAQLESRFRLRILPHLGELLCRAITPADVKRMLAANADTAAQTREHLRVAVAGCFSFLIRDLKLVTGENPAAALGKVAIPKSRPKFLQMEDVPRLLSAVPAHYRAVFTVAVGTGLRKGELLALRWDDLDLGRRCLHVGRSHDSHTTKGGRARVIPVPSWLVPLFVELAREVRSAFIFPDERGGQQKKWVAFHRIMKTALARAGLVEGFDHRCVSRGARKGCGHVERRADKARVACPGCGAQLWPTPVPLPLSFKDLRSTFGTWAYAQTGNIRFVQEVLGHADVRVTEERYSHVLEENLLHLADQVNFGPPPGVEGGLSSVSQLQVTRGQPRGNPGRGARVHPPTFRGREDMRATPSNGGERLFLPPEPKAAGSTPASRADGTRRNSSEKSRGVRRETRPPRLPHQTVAGLPHGPCSAVAPVPG
- a CDS encoding ATP-grasp domain-containing protein — translated: MNHFVFIESNTTGTGRLAVERLLAQGEQVTFITRQPKKYPFLQRATAGLRVLEVETNDVEAVKARVRELKQQTPPNALVTFSTFYVPTVAEVAADSGFRYLNARAAHDCHDKYRSRQVLRRAGLPTPDFWLVTTDEELRRLSETVRYPCVVKPIAESGSNGVRLVHHREELVAHAQTLRARRVNEREQPLQGHLLIESLLSGPEFSVETITLGPGRTQVLGVTAKHLSTPPHFVEMGHDFPAELEPKERRALEEATVAALEAVGFDWGPAHTEIRLTPSGPVVVEINPRLAGGMIPEMVRYATGIDQLTVMLDMLLGKAVSLEPTRQEYAAIRFLTAPRRGRITHVTGVEEARRLPGIREVSVDKGVGSVVRFPENAIDRLGYVIASSPNRAEAIASVNQARTLIELQLEDVQE